The genomic stretch CTTCCCTTCGATGCTCCTATTGACGCTAACGGAAGTGATATCGACCCACTTAAATCCTCTTGGACGTCCTCTCCGAGCCAGGTAGCCGAAGAACGCTCCTGGATCGAACGAGGATACAAGGTTGTCCGGGCTTCTCAACAGCCCCGCCATATTCGCGATATTGATCCCACAATCACACTTCTTTCCCAATCAACCACGTCAGCTCATTCATACTTCACCGTATACACCGATGAGGGCATCGCATTTTCTGAGATGAGTGTGCTGCAGCCGGTGGAACCCAGGTCAACGGCGGAAACTTCTCACCTATATAGCACCTCCCTGGTGCCTGGTTTCTGGAGTACAATTGCTCAAAGCTCTGGTGCGTCGCGTCTTTCAACCGATTATAATGTTGCAACCTTCCTTACCCATCAATTTATTTAGACGCCTCTCAATATGTAATCATTCAGCGAGTAGTTCAAGACCccgcttcttcttcagcGTCGTCGTCTACGATATTTTCAGCCATGTACAAGTTCAACATCACTCAGCCTTCGCACACACAAGACTCCTACTCCGCACACAACATGATGCAAATAGAGACCCAGACACAAAAACAGGACTTTGCATTTGACAATCTTCTGACCATGGACTCGGAAGGCCTCTCCGATTTGATGGCCTACCAAAAGGGTCCAAATTACTTCGACGTACACTCCTATATGAGGTCCGACTGGAGTGCCCCGTCTTCAACCGCCTCTGTGTACTCAAGTCCCATGGACTGTAATAGACAAATATCAGGTATTATGCACAACGACCAGCTTATGTCTCCGACatcatcattttcttcacATTATTAGTATGTGAGTATCTTTCTTATCTTGATACTCCACGTTCTAACGTACATTATTTTTGTAGGCATCAGAGATTTCCTCCATGCCGCATGCGGGTGGcttattcttttcttgtaCATCATATTTCCATTGCTTTATCTCTACCACTACTCGCTCCCCCTCATTAGTTCAATCTACCAAGTTGTGTACGTTCACTTATGAGATCATACGTATATGTTCCACAAACTCAACGCTATTCCTTTACAGATAATTGTACCACTGACATCATTGTTGCTTCGTTCTTCGCACTCTTATTGCTCTCATTCTGCTTTGCAGTCATTTAGTAGTATTCATTCATCTATACCCCCATTTATTTCTCTCATTTATTGACTGGGAGCGGCTGGGCCGTCCGGCCTTCCTATGAAAATGTGATAGCATCTCCGTAGTAGCTACTAAAACATGTATATGTAACGCTTGCCCATCCATATAGAAAAAAGCATTGAACTACTTGAACACCCCTTAAATGAACTTCGAACTCCACATAGCTTCGCTTTGCCTGGCTTCATCGGTTCCGGCACCATATATTCTCGAGCTAACTGAAAGAGGTGATGGCAATGTCAGTTCATGAGCGACAGAGTCATTTTGTTAAGtagtatgtatgtatggTCTACAGATCCCAAAAATGGACGCTCTTCTGAGCACTCACCAGTCTTCAGACAGGATATAATTTGGATTCGAGTAGTGAAGTCCTTTGTCAGAAGTGTCACGTCGGTGTACTGGTTAAGCCCTCGGGTGACGCCTTTGGCGATTAAGTCGATCCTGGTCTGGCTAGAAGCCTTGTTACGGGCTTCGACAAGCGAGTCGACCCATGTGCGCATGGCCATCCCTGCCGACAAACCTTCCCACTTGCTCAATTCCAAAATCATGTTGGTAATGCCCCCCACAATAACCGCGATTTCGCCCTCTGCCTGCCCGAAGGACTCTAGTCCGGGTTTCTTCGTATTAGGCAAATGCTTCTGGATGACCGCTAAAAGGGGACTATAGGATACGCCATCCCCTGCCTGACCTCCTCCACCATTTCCGCCTATCATCCATTGCTTTGCCTTGTCTATCAAGTTATATATGTCTGGACGAAGTGACGGCGACATTTCCTTCTTGGTGTCTGCGTTTGCTCCGGATGCACCTGCCAGTTGACTGCTAAGATTACGAAACATGGCTTATTTTGAGGCGGGATGTAGAAAGAGAAGGATGTGGTTCGAGAGGAAGAACGACTCTCACTGGCACTGGGATACTCGTATACGAGTCGTACCGAGTCATCACACATCAGCACATGGCGGCCTCGAGGCAATTTGTTCCAACTCCGTCAATTATACGCACGGCCTCAACGAGGCTTTACAATTGGCTACATAATAATACTCGAATAATCCGGGGTACACAAGGCTACCATTTGGAGACATGTTGCAATCACGATGATAGTACAGTTAATGCAGACTTGACGTTCATAAGTAACACCGAAATGAATAAAGTTCAGTTACGCTACTGTGAACGAAGATGATGTTCCAGTAAAGGAAGATATTGAACCAATAAGTGGTTTAGAGTCCCCATAATAGCTTAGACGATAGGTTCCCGCTGTAATCATTGAAGTGAGTAAGACACATGATGCATGTCTGTGGTGAGAGAGTGGAGAGACTTGGGACATACCCGGAGAACCACTTTCAATTGTCCTAGAATAGCACCCCAGGCGTCAAACTTGTGCGCTAAGTATATCAAAGGGAATTTCTTACCAAGAAATGTTTACATTGCTAGTCCCCAGAATCTATTCGAAGGgaatcagcatcatcaatgaAATGGTGCCCTAA from Psilocybe cubensis strain MGC-MH-2018 chromosome 2, whole genome shotgun sequence encodes the following:
- a CDS encoding Conidiophore development regulator abaA → MASSSPESSPASTRHSSLDPLKCTPLHNPRTQDVFQSIVKGRKSWKTLRDGQVVWPPELEAALIEGLENYQPDDSRETRLLGRFPMRNRFISDWIFEKTGKRRTAKQVGSRLQQLRDTCGGKRLLNLLSPNRRPCRTPSLSPEFQHKDGHLVYGPPSLRYESESCSDSTASSPTTPTEAHATLQSLLYRGVEPRIEETPDTIVYIDLLPFDAPIDANGSDIDPLKSSWTSSPSQVAEERSWIERGYKVVRASQQPRHIRDIDPTITLLSQSTTSAHSYFTVYTDEGIAFSEMSVLQPVEPRSTAETSHLYSTSLVPGFWSTIAQSSDASQYVIIQRVVQDPASSSASSSTIFSAMYKFNITQPSHTQDSYSAHNMMQIETQTQKQDFAFDNLLTMDSEGLSDLMAYQKGPNYFDVHSYMRSDWSAPSSTASVYSSPMDCNRQISGIMHNDQLMSPTSSFSSHY